The Tenacibaculum sp. MAR_2010_89 sequence GAAAAAATCTTTTCTATGTATTGGTTTAGATGTAGATCTTAACAAAATACCTCAATATTTATTAAAAGAAGAAGATCCTATTTTTGCTTTTAATAAAGCAATAATTGATGCTACTCATCATTTATGTGTTGCTTATAAACCAAATACTGCTTTTTATGAAGCGTATGGACTGAAAGGGTGGAGAGCTCTTGAAAAAACAATTAATTACATTAACGAAAAACACCCTGAAATTTTTACAATAGCTGATGCAAAACGTGGTGATATTGGTAATACTTCAACAATGTATGCTAAAGCTTTCTTTGATGATTTAGCTTTTGATAGTGTTACTGTTGCGCCATACATGGGAAAAGATTCTGTTGAACCTTTTTTAGCTTTTGAAAACAAACATACTATTTTATTAGCCTTAACATCTAATCAAGGTGCCTTTGACTTTCAAACTAAAGAAGTTGATGGAAAGGAACTTTATAAACAAGTTTTAGAAACTTCAAAAAACTGGACCAACTCTCATAACTTAATGTATGTAGTTGGTGCTACAAAAACTGAATTCTTATCTGAAATTCGTACTATCATTCCTGAAAGTTTTTTATTAGTTCCTGGTGTTGGTGCAC is a genomic window containing:
- the pyrF gene encoding orotidine-5'-phosphate decarboxylase; translation: MTTQQLVSEIKKKKSFLCIGLDVDLNKIPQYLLKEEDPIFAFNKAIIDATHHLCVAYKPNTAFYEAYGLKGWRALEKTINYINEKHPEIFTIADAKRGDIGNTSTMYAKAFFDDLAFDSVTVAPYMGKDSVEPFLAFENKHTILLALTSNQGAFDFQTKEVDGKELYKQVLETSKNWTNSHNLMYVVGATKTEFLSEIRTIIPESFLLVPGVGAQGGNLEDVCEHGMNENIGLLINSSRGIIYASNDTNFAKSAAEKAKELQKSMEIILNKKSQG